In the genome of Candidatus Babeliales bacterium, one region contains:
- a CDS encoding FKBP-type peptidyl-prolyl cis-trans isomerase: MKRLIIINTMIIAATCLLVSCRNQNDSHNTNTCIKSKNNHMVRTVTSSGLEYETLHVGSGESPSIGKMVTVHYTGWLNNNGVPSTKFDSSVDRGKPFSFTIGVGQVIKGWDEGVMTMKVGEKRRLFIPSNLGYGSRGAGSVIPANANLIFDVELISIT; encoded by the coding sequence ATGAAGCGATTAATAATAATAAATACAATGATCATTGCAGCTACTTGTCTATTAGTAAGCTGTCGCAATCAAAATGATTCACACAATACTAATACATGTATAAAATCGAAAAACAATCATATGGTACGTACAGTAACTTCTTCAGGTTTAGAATATGAAACTTTACACGTTGGGTCAGGCGAAAGTCCAAGTATCGGCAAAATGGTAACCGTTCATTATACTGGTTGGCTTAATAATAACGGTGTTCCATCTACAAAATTTGATAGTAGCGTTGATCGAGGAAAACCATTTAGTTTTACTATTGGTGTTGGGCAGGTTATTAAAGGATGGGATGAAGGTGTTATGACTATGAAAGTCGGTGAAAAACGCCGTCTTTTTATTCCATCGAATTTAGGTTATGGATCTCGGGGAGCAGGGTCAGTTATTCCAGCCAATGCAAATCTTATTTTTGATGTTGAATTAATTAGCATTACATAA